In one window of Ovis aries strain OAR_USU_Benz2616 breed Rambouillet chromosome 5, ARS-UI_Ramb_v3.0, whole genome shotgun sequence DNA:
- the GIPC3 gene encoding PDZ domain-containing protein GIPC3 isoform X3, whose product MIGQRSRGSKYPMEAKVSSGRETLRLRSGGAATVEEVPSEFEEEASRRVDDLLESYMGIRDPELGKGPGIHHGGDVQEDSERPGVCTPFRLRLGRVRLPGRVCGGGVGRHRRGQGSLWVVCSSAKCSSEPSPLPQPSRSVSKAQPYSGVQKPRPETQLCSRTQPSSETKPRSEPESCSRVQPSSGTKLRSVTQPRSEPPLCFRAQPCSETKPRSETKPRTETQPCPESKSPFRTQVSSEAQFITRTLSSSEMQSSFRTQLSSRAQDGSRAQNSSGAKWSSDVKSSFGTQINLKAQPSFEIQPCSGSQASFMTKPCHKTRSNSAVQDSSITQLNLDTRCSSGTPVSSGAHVRLKRQSSPRSHSSLAVKDGSEVQPCSRTQASSGTQMHTSVQPRSRPYLRPRAQSSSSDESSSETEPSSSPQPCATSKPVSRIQTTSGPPPISGARPASRAQPDAEPHAHCRAQSNSRMPSSSGTRTDLRAWPLSRVQSTSSTPPSSRPQLGSRAQAGSEIPPGSKTQSTAETQVHSRIQLMSGTWSSPGTQKDADTDFSSTAVSNSESRPSSRTQPCPGAQNTSEAQLSSESLTSSRNQIQATTQGSSGTEPDFGKQTSSGTQLISRTPPSSEMQISAGMKPCSGVKHNSKTQPSSTVQFRSEMQPSSETWSSSRVQPSSGSETGSRTQTSSGTQLSPEIQPSSRTQTSGRTQPSSGVQLSSRTQPASGCQPGSRTQTSSGTQLSPETQPSSGTQTSARTQLSSGVQFSSRTQCSSRIQFSFETQASSETQTTSNTQHSSGVHLSSRTESDSETRSQTSPRIQLSSRKGPCPQTPGLDPKTQPDPTPYARPQHLGPPPRAPTPGPSQISCPQPQPHDLVRGTLPVPGPGRSPSTSPLAPHPQSPLTPQKPALSPKPQLGPQKSTPPTKSVIPSFAPRVALLRSQPLEPSFEGPAPSSMLRESGLPPRESELLPHHGGQ is encoded by the exons ATGATCGGCCAGAGGAGCCGGGGCAGCAAATACCCCATGGAAGCGAAAGTCAGCAGTGGGAGGGAGACCCTGCGGCTTCGGTCTGGAGGGGCCGCCACTGTGGAGGAAGTG CCCAGTGAATTTGAGGAGGAGGCATCTCGGAGGGTGGACGACCTGCTGGAGAGTTACATGGGCATTCGGGACCCAGAGCTGGGTAAGGGGCCAGG CATCCACCATGGTGGAGACGTCCAAGAAGACAGTGAGCGTCCAGGAGTTTGCACGCCATTTAGACTCCGTCTTGGGCGAGTTCGCCTTCCCGGACGAGTTTGTGGTGGAGGTGTGGGCCGCCATCGGcgaggccagggaagcctgtgggtaGTCTGCTCCAGTGCCAAGTGCAGCTCggagcccagccccctgccccagccctcccgGTCAGTTTCCAAAGCCCAGCCATACTCCGGAGTCCAGAAGCCCAGACCTGAGACTCAGCTCTGCTCTAGAACACAGCCCAGTTCAGAGACCAAGCCTAGATCTGAGCCCGAGTCCTGCTCTAGAGTCCAGCCCAGTTCAGGGACCAAGCTCAGATCTGTGACACAACCCAGATCAGAGCCCCCGCTCTGCTTTAGAGCCCAGCCCTGCTCAGAGACCAAGCCCAGATCAGAGACCAAGCCCAGAACTGAGACTCAGCCCTGTCCAGAGTCCAAATCCCCCTTTAGAACCCAGGTCAGTTCTGAGGCCCAGTTCATCACGAGAACCCTGTCTAGTTCTGAGATGCAATCCAGCTTCAGAACCCAGCTCAGTTCTAGAGCCCAGGatggctctagagcccagaacaGCTCTGGGGCTAAGTGGAGCTCTGATGTGAAGTCAAGCTTTGGAACCCAAATAAATTTGAAGGCCCAGCCCAGCTTTGAAATCCAACCTTGTTCTGGAAGCCAGGCCAGCTTTATGACCAAGCCCTGCCATAAAACTCGATCCAACTCTGCGGTTCAAGATAGCTCCATAACTCAGCTGAACCTGGATACTCGATGTAGCTCAGGAACGCCAGTTAGTTCTGGAGCCCACGTGAGACTCAAGAGGCAGTCCAGCCCTAGAAGCCATTCCAGCTTAGCAGTCAAAGATGGTTCTGAAGTGCAACCCTGTTCCCGAACCCAGGCCAGCTCAGGAACCCAGATGCACACTTCAGTCCAGCCCAGGTCCAGACCCTATCTGCGTCCTAGGGCCCAGTCCAGCTCCAGTGATGAATCCAGCTCAGAGACTGAGCCCAGCTCTAGCCCCCAGCCTTGTGCAACAAGTAAACCCGTCTCCAGGATTCAGACAACCTCTGGACCCCCACCCATTTCTGGGGCAAGACCTGCCTCCAGAGCTCAGCCTGATGCTGAGCCCCATGCTCACTGCAGAGCACAGAGCAACTCTAGAATGCCATCTAGCTCTGGGACAAGGACAGATCTCCGGGCTTGGCCTCTTTCCAGAGTTCAGTCCACCTCCAGCACTCCACCCAGCTCCAGACCTCAGCTCGGTTCTAGAGCCCAGGCTGGCTCTGAAATCCCACCTGGCTCCAAAACACAGTCAACTGCTGAGACCCAGGTGCATTCCAGAATACAGCTAATGTCTGGAACCTGGTCAAGTCCTGGGACCCAGAAGGATGCAGACACAGACTTCAGCTCCACAGCTGTGTCAAACTCCGAGAGTAGGCCCAGTTCAaggacccagccctgcccaggagCTCAAAACACCTCTgaggctcagctcagctcagaaAGCCTGACAAGTTCTAGAAACCAAATCCAGGCCACAACCCAGGGCAGCTCTGGGACTGAGCCAGACTTCGGGAAGCAGACCAGCTCTGGAACTCAGCTCATCTCTAGAACCCCTCCCAGCTCAGAGATGCAGATAAGTGCAGGAATGAAGCCCTGCTCTGGAGTCAAGCACAACTCCAAAACCCAACCCAgctccacagttcagttcaggtctGAGATGCAACCCAGCTCTGAAACCTGGAGCAGTTCAAGAGTACAGCCCAGCTCTGGATCCGAAACCGGCTCCAGAACACAGACCAGTTCTGGAACCCAGCTGAGCCCTGAGATTCAGCCCAGCTCTAGGACCCAGACCAGTGGAAGAACTCAGCCCAGCTCTGGAGTCCAGCTCAGCTCCAGAACACAGCCTGCTTCTGGATGCCAACCTGGCTCTAGAACCCAGACCAGTTCTGGAACCCAGCTCAGTCCTGAGACCCAGCCCAGCTCTGGGACCCAGACCAGTGCAAGAACTCAGCTCAGCTCTGGAGTCCAGTTCAGCTCCAGAACCCAGTGCAGCTCTAGAATTCAGTTCAGCTTTGAGACTCAGGCCAGCTCTGAAACCCAGACCACTTCAAACACTCAGCACAGCTCTGGAGTCCACCTTAGTTCCAGAACTGAATCTGATTCTGAAACTAGAAGCCAGACCAGTCCAAGAATCCAGCTCAGCTCTAGAAAGGGGCCCTGCCCACAGACCCCAGGCCTTGACCCCAAAACCCAGCCCGATCCCACCCCTTATGCCCGACCTCAACACCTAGGCCCACCACCCAGAGCCCCGACTCCAGGTCCTAGCCAAATCTcttgcccccagccccagccccatgATCTGGTACGAGGAACCCTGCCCGTCCCTGGCCCTGGCCGAAGCCCCTCAACTTCTCCCCTGGCCCCACACCCACAGTCCCCCTTAACCCCCCAGAAACCAGCCCTTTCCCCCAAGCCCCAGCTGGGACCCCAGAAGTCTACCCCACCCACCAAATCTGTCATCCCTAGTTTTGCCCCCAGGGTGGCCCTCCTTCGTTCTCAGCCCCTTGAACCCTCATTTGAGGGGCCTGCCCCCTCCTCCATGCTCAGGGAGTCTGGGTTACCTCCACGGGAGTCAGAACTCCTACCCCACCATGGAGGGCAGTAG
- the GIPC3 gene encoding PDZ domain-containing protein GIPC3 isoform X2, with the protein METTAAREARGAEAQRLPAPPPSPAEPPAASPTPAAPRARPRLVFRTQLAHGSPTGKIEGFTNVRELYAKIAEAFGIAPTERIKEGSIINRIEAVCVGDSIEAINDHSIVGCRHYEVAKMLRELPKSQPFTLRLVQPKRAFDMIGQRSRGSKYPMEAKVSSGRETLRLRSGGAATVEEVPSEFEEEASRRVDDLLESYMGIRDPELGKGPGIHHGGDVQEDSERPGVCTPFRLRLGRVRLPGRVCGGGVGRHRRGQGSLWVVCSSAKCSSEPSPLPQPSRSVSKAQPYSGVQKPRPETQLCSRTQPSSETKPRSEPESCSRVQPSSGTKLRSVTQPRSEPPLCFRAQPCSETKPRSETKPRTETQPCPESKSPFRTQVSSEAQFITRTLSSSEMQSSFRTQLSSRAQDGSRAQNSSGAKWSSDVKSSFGTQINLKAQPSFEIQPCSGSQASFMTKPCHKTRSNSAVQDSSITQLNLDTRCSSGTPVSSGAHVRLKRQSSPRSHSSLAVKDGSEVQPCSRTQASSGTQMHTSVQPRSRPYLRPRAQSSSSDESSSETEPSSSPQPCATSKPVSRIQTTSGPPPISGARPASRAQPDAEPHAHCRAQSNSRMPSSSGTRTDLRAWPLSRVQSTSSTPPSSRPQLGSRAQAGSEIPPGSKTQSTAETQVHSRIQLMSGTWSSPGTQKDADTDFSSTAVSNSESRPSSRTQPCPGAQNTSEAQLSSESLTSSRNQIQATTQGSSGTEPDFGKQTSSGTQLISRTPPSSEMQISAGMKPCSGVKHNSKTQPSSTVQFRSEMQPSSETWSSSRVQPSSGSETGSRTQTSSGTQLSPEIQPSSRTQTSGRTQPSSGVQLSSRTQPASGCQPGSRTQTSSGTQLSPETQPSSGTQTSARTQLSSGVQFSSRTQCSSRIQFSFETQASSETQTTSNTQHSSGVHLSSRTESDSETRSQTSPRIQLSSRKGPCPQTPGLDPKTQPDPTPYARPQHLGPPPRAPTPGPSQISCPQPQPHDLVRGTLPVPGPGRSPSTSPLAPHPQSPLTPQKPALSPKPQLGPQKSTPPTKSVIPSFAPRVALLRSQPLEPSFEGPAPSSMLRESGLPPRESELLPHHGGQ; encoded by the exons AGGATCAAGGAAGGCAGCATCATCAACCGAATCGAGGCAGTGTGTGTGGGAGACAGCATTGAGGCCATAAACGACCACTCAATCGTCGGCTGCCGCCACTACGAGGTGGCCAAGATGCTGCGTGAGCTGCCGAAGTCGCAGCCCTTCACCCTACGGCTGGTGCAACCCAAGAGAGCCTTCG ATATGATCGGCCAGAGGAGCCGGGGCAGCAAATACCCCATGGAAGCGAAAGTCAGCAGTGGGAGGGAGACCCTGCGGCTTCGGTCTGGAGGGGCCGCCACTGTGGAGGAAGTG CCCAGTGAATTTGAGGAGGAGGCATCTCGGAGGGTGGACGACCTGCTGGAGAGTTACATGGGCATTCGGGACCCAGAGCTGGGTAAGGGGCCAGG CATCCACCATGGTGGAGACGTCCAAGAAGACAGTGAGCGTCCAGGAGTTTGCACGCCATTTAGACTCCGTCTTGGGCGAGTTCGCCTTCCCGGACGAGTTTGTGGTGGAGGTGTGGGCCGCCATCGGcgaggccagggaagcctgtgggtaGTCTGCTCCAGTGCCAAGTGCAGCTCggagcccagccccctgccccagccctcccgGTCAGTTTCCAAAGCCCAGCCATACTCCGGAGTCCAGAAGCCCAGACCTGAGACTCAGCTCTGCTCTAGAACACAGCCCAGTTCAGAGACCAAGCCTAGATCTGAGCCCGAGTCCTGCTCTAGAGTCCAGCCCAGTTCAGGGACCAAGCTCAGATCTGTGACACAACCCAGATCAGAGCCCCCGCTCTGCTTTAGAGCCCAGCCCTGCTCAGAGACCAAGCCCAGATCAGAGACCAAGCCCAGAACTGAGACTCAGCCCTGTCCAGAGTCCAAATCCCCCTTTAGAACCCAGGTCAGTTCTGAGGCCCAGTTCATCACGAGAACCCTGTCTAGTTCTGAGATGCAATCCAGCTTCAGAACCCAGCTCAGTTCTAGAGCCCAGGatggctctagagcccagaacaGCTCTGGGGCTAAGTGGAGCTCTGATGTGAAGTCAAGCTTTGGAACCCAAATAAATTTGAAGGCCCAGCCCAGCTTTGAAATCCAACCTTGTTCTGGAAGCCAGGCCAGCTTTATGACCAAGCCCTGCCATAAAACTCGATCCAACTCTGCGGTTCAAGATAGCTCCATAACTCAGCTGAACCTGGATACTCGATGTAGCTCAGGAACGCCAGTTAGTTCTGGAGCCCACGTGAGACTCAAGAGGCAGTCCAGCCCTAGAAGCCATTCCAGCTTAGCAGTCAAAGATGGTTCTGAAGTGCAACCCTGTTCCCGAACCCAGGCCAGCTCAGGAACCCAGATGCACACTTCAGTCCAGCCCAGGTCCAGACCCTATCTGCGTCCTAGGGCCCAGTCCAGCTCCAGTGATGAATCCAGCTCAGAGACTGAGCCCAGCTCTAGCCCCCAGCCTTGTGCAACAAGTAAACCCGTCTCCAGGATTCAGACAACCTCTGGACCCCCACCCATTTCTGGGGCAAGACCTGCCTCCAGAGCTCAGCCTGATGCTGAGCCCCATGCTCACTGCAGAGCACAGAGCAACTCTAGAATGCCATCTAGCTCTGGGACAAGGACAGATCTCCGGGCTTGGCCTCTTTCCAGAGTTCAGTCCACCTCCAGCACTCCACCCAGCTCCAGACCTCAGCTCGGTTCTAGAGCCCAGGCTGGCTCTGAAATCCCACCTGGCTCCAAAACACAGTCAACTGCTGAGACCCAGGTGCATTCCAGAATACAGCTAATGTCTGGAACCTGGTCAAGTCCTGGGACCCAGAAGGATGCAGACACAGACTTCAGCTCCACAGCTGTGTCAAACTCCGAGAGTAGGCCCAGTTCAaggacccagccctgcccaggagCTCAAAACACCTCTgaggctcagctcagctcagaaAGCCTGACAAGTTCTAGAAACCAAATCCAGGCCACAACCCAGGGCAGCTCTGGGACTGAGCCAGACTTCGGGAAGCAGACCAGCTCTGGAACTCAGCTCATCTCTAGAACCCCTCCCAGCTCAGAGATGCAGATAAGTGCAGGAATGAAGCCCTGCTCTGGAGTCAAGCACAACTCCAAAACCCAACCCAgctccacagttcagttcaggtctGAGATGCAACCCAGCTCTGAAACCTGGAGCAGTTCAAGAGTACAGCCCAGCTCTGGATCCGAAACCGGCTCCAGAACACAGACCAGTTCTGGAACCCAGCTGAGCCCTGAGATTCAGCCCAGCTCTAGGACCCAGACCAGTGGAAGAACTCAGCCCAGCTCTGGAGTCCAGCTCAGCTCCAGAACACAGCCTGCTTCTGGATGCCAACCTGGCTCTAGAACCCAGACCAGTTCTGGAACCCAGCTCAGTCCTGAGACCCAGCCCAGCTCTGGGACCCAGACCAGTGCAAGAACTCAGCTCAGCTCTGGAGTCCAGTTCAGCTCCAGAACCCAGTGCAGCTCTAGAATTCAGTTCAGCTTTGAGACTCAGGCCAGCTCTGAAACCCAGACCACTTCAAACACTCAGCACAGCTCTGGAGTCCACCTTAGTTCCAGAACTGAATCTGATTCTGAAACTAGAAGCCAGACCAGTCCAAGAATCCAGCTCAGCTCTAGAAAGGGGCCCTGCCCACAGACCCCAGGCCTTGACCCCAAAACCCAGCCCGATCCCACCCCTTATGCCCGACCTCAACACCTAGGCCCACCACCCAGAGCCCCGACTCCAGGTCCTAGCCAAATCTcttgcccccagccccagccccatgATCTGGTACGAGGAACCCTGCCCGTCCCTGGCCCTGGCCGAAGCCCCTCAACTTCTCCCCTGGCCCCACACCCACAGTCCCCCTTAACCCCCCAGAAACCAGCCCTTTCCCCCAAGCCCCAGCTGGGACCCCAGAAGTCTACCCCACCCACCAAATCTGTCATCCCTAGTTTTGCCCCCAGGGTGGCCCTCCTTCGTTCTCAGCCCCTTGAACCCTCATTTGAGGGGCCTGCCCCCTCCTCCATGCTCAGGGAGTCTGGGTTACCTCCACGGGAGTCAGAACTCCTACCCCACCATGGAGGGCAGTAG